One segment of Chionomys nivalis chromosome 1, mChiNiv1.1, whole genome shotgun sequence DNA contains the following:
- the LOC130865492 gene encoding glutathione S-transferase P-like, producing the protein MPPYTIVYFPVRGRCEAMRILLADQDQSWKEEVVSKDTWMKGLLKSTCLYGQLPKFQDGDLTLYQSNAILRHLGRSLGLYGKDQKEAALVDMVNDGVEDLRLKYITLIYTKYEEGKDDYVKALPDHLKPFETLLSQNQGGKAFIVGDQISFADYNLLDLLLIHQVLAPGCLDNFPLLSAYVARLSAWPKIKAYLSSPDHVNRPINGNGKQ; encoded by the coding sequence ATGCCGCCGTACACCATTGTCTACTTCCCAGTTCGAGGGCGCTGTGAGGCCATGCGCATACTACTGGCTGACCAGGACCAGAGCTGGAAGGAGGAGGTGGTGTCCAAGGACACTTGGATGAAAGGCTTGCTCAAGTCCACCTGTCTGTATGGGCAGCTCCCCAAGTTTCAGGATGGAGACCTTACCCTGTACCAATCTAATGCCATCTTGAGGCACCTGGGCCGATCCCTTGGGCTTTATGGAAAAGATCAGaaggaggctgccctggtggATATGGTGAATGACGGGGTGGAAGACCTTCGCCTGAAATACATCACCCTCATCTACACCAAATatgaggaagggaaggatgaCTATGTGAAGGCCCTGCCTGATCACCTGAAACCTTTCGAGACCCTGCTGTCCCAGAACCAAGGAGGCAAAGCCTTCATCGTGGGTGACCAGATCTCCTTCGCCGATTACAACTTGCTAGATCTGCTGCTGATCCACCAGGTCCTGGcccctggctgcctggacaaCTTCCCCCTGCTCAGTGCCTATGTGGCACGCCTCAGTGCCTGGCCCAAGATCAAGGCCTACCTGTCCTCCCCTGACCATGTGAACCGTCCCATCAATGGCAACGGCAAGCAGTAA